The following coding sequences are from one Sulfitobacter sp. HNIBRBA3233 window:
- a CDS encoding energy transducer TonB, whose product MSRTRKIGNIVSGVGHVGLIGWIMFGGWFSSRPEPVEFQEVAVISGAEFAAMMDARQQPQEIAETPTPAAPEVTEDAPEVDVAPQEPVTPPPPPAEEAAVPEPVEEPVPQVSEAAPELPEPPAEVTVKDAPVDDTPVERPADVVRPEPAPAPEPDVAEAPEPQEAAVPEETGETVEEPREAAQTPEASDRIVTEAAEPPAASPTASPRPPARRPEPPRPVQAAETPAPAAPQEDTSAVDDAAVQAALEAAMSSAQTEVPTGPPMSSGERDALRLAVQNCWNVDTGARWPTVTVAMSMTQDGKVVQSSLRMVASEGGDSALANAAFGAARRAILICQREGYPLPPEKYGQWQEIEMTFNPERMRIR is encoded by the coding sequence ATGTCGCGCACGCGCAAGATCGGCAATATCGTATCCGGGGTAGGGCACGTCGGCCTGATCGGCTGGATCATGTTCGGGGGCTGGTTTTCCAGCCGTCCCGAACCTGTCGAGTTTCAGGAGGTCGCGGTCATCAGCGGTGCCGAATTCGCCGCGATGATGGACGCCCGCCAGCAGCCGCAGGAGATCGCCGAGACCCCGACGCCCGCAGCACCTGAAGTGACCGAAGACGCCCCCGAAGTGGACGTGGCGCCGCAGGAACCGGTCACGCCGCCGCCACCACCCGCCGAAGAGGCAGCGGTGCCCGAACCGGTCGAAGAGCCCGTGCCGCAGGTATCGGAGGCTGCGCCGGAACTGCCTGAGCCGCCTGCCGAAGTGACGGTCAAGGACGCGCCGGTCGATGACACGCCCGTTGAACGCCCCGCCGACGTTGTGCGGCCCGAACCGGCACCCGCGCCCGAGCCCGATGTGGCCGAAGCGCCCGAGCCGCAAGAGGCCGCGGTGCCGGAAGAAACAGGCGAAACCGTGGAGGAGCCACGCGAGGCGGCCCAGACGCCCGAAGCTTCCGACCGGATCGTGACCGAAGCCGCAGAGCCCCCTGCCGCGTCTCCGACAGCTTCGCCGCGTCCGCCCGCCCGCCGCCCCGAGCCACCGCGCCCTGTGCAGGCTGCGGAAACACCTGCACCCGCTGCGCCGCAGGAAGACACGAGCGCCGTGGACGATGCCGCCGTTCAGGCCGCGCTGGAAGCGGCGATGAGCTCGGCGCAGACCGAGGTGCCGACCGGGCCGCCGATGTCTTCTGGCGAAAGGGATGCGCTGCGGCTTGCGGTGCAGAACTGCTGGAACGTCGATACCGGCGCACGCTGGCCGACCGTGACCGTGGCAATGTCCATGACGCAGGACGGCAAGGTCGTGCAAAGCAGCCTACGCATGGTCGCCAGTGAAGGCGGTGACAGTGCGCTGGCCAATGCGGCCTTCGGCGCCGCGCGCCGCGCGATCCTGATCTGCCAGCGCGAAGGCTATCCGCTGCCGCCGGAGAAATACGGCCAGTGGCAAGAGATCGAAATGACGTTCAACCCCGAAAGAATGCGGATCCGATGA
- the tolR gene encoding protein TolR translates to MGAGVMQKKSGGGRRRRRGGAQPISEINVTPFVDVMLVLLIIFMVAAPLLTVGVPVELPKTAAQALPSEQEEPLTVTLTAEGAVQIMTTETPREELVSKLRAVAAEREGDRVFLRADGAVPYSSVMEIMGALNAGGFSNIGLVTDIGGPTLDQTGD, encoded by the coding sequence ATGGGTGCGGGTGTCATGCAAAAGAAATCCGGGGGCGGCAGACGCCGCCGCCGTGGCGGTGCGCAACCGATTTCCGAGATAAACGTCACACCTTTCGTGGACGTCATGCTGGTGCTGCTGATCATCTTCATGGTTGCGGCACCTCTGCTGACCGTCGGTGTGCCGGTGGAGCTTCCGAAAACGGCGGCGCAGGCGCTGCCGAGCGAGCAGGAAGAGCCGCTGACCGTCACGCTCACGGCAGAGGGCGCGGTGCAGATCATGACCACCGAGACCCCGCGCGAGGAGCTGGTGAGCAAGCTGCGTGCGGTAGCGGCCGAACGCGAGGGCGACCGCGTGTTCCTGCGCGCGGACGGGGCGGTGCCTTACAGCTCGGTGATGGAGATCATGGGTGCGCTCAATGCCGGCGGATTCTCGAACATCGGATTGGTGACGGACATCGGCGGACCGACGCTGGACCAGACCGGGGACTGA
- the tolQ gene encoding protein TolQ, with the protein MQTALIAAEIGGSITVWGMFAQATVTVKLVMIALVAASFWCWSIIVQKIIQYRAARREAEAFDRAFWSGEPLDGLYDEIGPEPRGASQKIFVAGMTEWRRSHREDGGLIPGATARIDRSMDVAIAKEAERLQKGLPVLATTGSTAPFVGLFGTVFGIMNAFIEIAEQQNTNLAVVAPGIAEALLATGLGLMAAIPAVVFYNKLNADSDRILNGYEAFADEFATILSRQLDS; encoded by the coding sequence ATGCAGACAGCATTGATCGCCGCCGAAATCGGGGGCAGCATCACCGTTTGGGGCATGTTTGCCCAAGCGACCGTCACCGTAAAACTCGTCATGATCGCGCTGGTTGCGGCGTCTTTCTGGTGCTGGTCGATCATCGTGCAGAAAATCATCCAGTATCGCGCCGCCCGGCGCGAGGCGGAGGCTTTTGACCGTGCCTTCTGGTCGGGAGAGCCGCTGGACGGGCTTTACGACGAAATCGGTCCCGAGCCGCGCGGGGCGTCGCAGAAGATATTCGTCGCGGGCATGACCGAATGGCGGCGGTCGCACCGCGAGGACGGCGGCCTGATTCCCGGTGCGACCGCGCGCATCGACCGGTCCATGGACGTGGCCATCGCGAAAGAGGCCGAGCGGCTGCAAAAGGGGTTGCCGGTGCTGGCGACGACCGGATCGACCGCGCCCTTCGTCGGTCTGTTCGGGACCGTCTTCGGGATCATGAACGCCTTTATCGAGATCGCGGAGCAGCAGAATACGAACCTTGCGGTCGTTGCGCCGGGTATTGCGGAGGCCTTGCTGGCCACCGGGCTTGGCCTGATGGCCGCGATCCCGGCGGTGGTGTTCTACAACAAGCTCAACGCCGACAGCGACCGGATCCTGAACGGCTATGAAGCCTTTGCGGACGAATTCGCCACCATCCTCAGCCGCCAGTTGGACAGCTGA
- the ybgC gene encoding tol-pal system-associated acyl-CoA thioesterase, whose amino-acid sequence MTHRKQIRVYYEDTDMAGIVYYANYLRYIERARSDWVRDVGIDQLAMKEAGVVFAVRRVEADYIQPARFDDILDVRTALESLSGVRMVMTQEVMRGETLLFTARVQIVCIGAGGKPVRLPAELRRLEG is encoded by the coding sequence ATGACGCATCGCAAGCAAATACGGGTCTACTACGAAGACACCGACATGGCGGGCATCGTCTATTACGCGAATTATCTGCGCTATATCGAGCGCGCGCGCAGCGACTGGGTGCGGGATGTGGGCATCGACCAGCTTGCCATGAAGGAGGCGGGGGTCGTCTTTGCCGTGCGACGGGTGGAGGCGGATTACATCCAGCCCGCGCGCTTCGACGATATACTGGACGTGCGCACTGCACTGGAGAGCCTGTCGGGCGTGCGGATGGTGATGACGCAGGAGGTGATGCGCGGCGAGACGCTTCTTTTCACCGCGCGGGTGCAGATCGTGTGCATCGGGGCGGGCGGGAAGCCTGTGCGCCTTCCGGCAGAACTCCGCCGACTTGAGGGCTAG
- the ruvB gene encoding Holliday junction branch migration DNA helicase RuvB, producing MTQSDPTLRPEPMPEDFDRALRPQMLDEFVGQAEARANLKVFIQSARQREEAMDHTLFHGPPGLGKTTLAQIMARELGVGFRMTSGPVLAKAGDLAAILTNLEARDVLFIDEIHRLNPAVEEVLYPALEDFELDLVIGEGPAARTVRIELQPFTLVGATTRMGLLTTPLRDRFGIPTRLQFYTEDELFVIVERNARKLGAPAEEAGAREIARRARGTPRIAGRLLRRVVDFAVVEGDGRVTQALADMALTRLGVDKLGLDGADRRYLRLIAENYQGGPVGIETMSAALSESRDALEEVIEPYLLQQGLIQRTPRGRMLAQKAWIHLGMTPPKGQVDLFG from the coding sequence ATGACCCAGAGCGATCCGACCCTTCGACCCGAGCCGATGCCCGAGGATTTCGACCGCGCGCTGCGGCCGCAGATGCTGGATGAATTCGTGGGGCAGGCAGAGGCGCGCGCCAACCTCAAGGTGTTCATCCAGTCGGCGCGCCAGCGCGAGGAGGCGATGGATCACACCCTGTTCCACGGCCCGCCCGGTCTGGGCAAGACCACGCTGGCGCAGATTATGGCACGCGAGCTGGGGGTCGGGTTCCGGATGACATCGGGGCCGGTGCTGGCCAAGGCGGGCGATCTTGCGGCCATCCTGACCAATCTCGAAGCCCGCGATGTGCTGTTTATCGACGAGATTCACAGGCTCAATCCGGCGGTGGAAGAAGTGCTCTATCCCGCGCTGGAGGATTTCGAGCTCGATCTGGTGATCGGTGAGGGGCCGGCGGCGCGCACCGTCAGGATCGAGTTGCAGCCTTTCACGCTTGTCGGGGCGACAACCCGCATGGGGCTGCTGACCACGCCGCTTCGTGACCGGTTCGGCATCCCGACGCGGCTGCAATTTTATACCGAGGATGAGTTGTTCGTGATCGTCGAGCGCAACGCGCGCAAGCTCGGCGCCCCCGCCGAGGAGGCCGGCGCCCGCGAGATCGCGCGCCGCGCGCGCGGCACGCCGCGGATCGCGGGACGCTTGCTGCGGCGGGTCGTGGATTTTGCCGTGGTCGAGGGCGATGGTCGGGTGACACAGGCGCTGGCCGATATGGCACTGACGCGGCTGGGTGTGGACAAGCTGGGCCTCGACGGGGCCGACCGCCGGTATTTGCGCCTGATCGCGGAGAATTATCAGGGCGGCCCCGTGGGGATCGAAACCATGTCTGCTGCCCTGTCGGAATCGCGGGATGCGCTGGAAGAGGTGATCGAGCCCTATCTTCTGCAGCAGGGGCTGATCCAGCGGACCCCGCGCGGCCGGATGCTGGCGCAAAAGGCCTGGATTCATCTGGGAATGACGCCGCCCAAGGGACAGGTCGATCTGTTTGGCTGA
- the ruvA gene encoding Holliday junction branch migration protein RuvA, translating to MIGKITGRIEYRAADHVLIDVRGVGYLVYCSERTLAGLPGAGEVAAVYTDLLVREDLMQLFGFSTLAEKEWHRLLTSVQGVGAKASLAILGALGPDGVSRAIALGDWNAVKAAKGVGPKLAQRVVLDLKDKAPSVMAMGGSVAEALGDAEAEVVESAAPKKPRAAPAANANAQSEALSALSNLGYSPGDAAGAVAQAAADAPEAETPALIRAALKLLAPKE from the coding sequence TTGATCGGGAAGATCACCGGCCGCATCGAATACCGCGCGGCGGATCACGTGCTGATCGATGTGCGCGGTGTGGGATATCTGGTCTATTGCTCCGAGCGGACGCTGGCGGGGTTGCCGGGCGCGGGGGAAGTCGCGGCGGTCTATACCGATCTTCTGGTGCGCGAAGACCTGATGCAGCTTTTCGGTTTTTCGACGCTGGCAGAGAAGGAGTGGCACAGGCTTCTGACCTCGGTGCAGGGGGTGGGGGCGAAGGCCTCGCTGGCGATACTCGGGGCGCTGGGCCCGGACGGTGTGAGCCGCGCGATCGCGCTGGGCGACTGGAATGCGGTGAAAGCCGCCAAGGGCGTGGGGCCGAAACTGGCGCAGCGGGTGGTTCTGGACCTCAAGGACAAGGCCCCGTCGGTGATGGCGATGGGCGGCAGCGTGGCCGAGGCACTGGGCGATGCGGAGGCGGAGGTCGTCGAGAGTGCGGCACCGAAGAAACCCCGCGCAGCACCTGCGGCGAACGCCAATGCGCAATCGGAGGCCCTGTCCGCGCTGTCGAACCTCGGCTACAGCCCCGGCGATGCGGCGGGCGCCGTGGCACAGGCCGCCGCCGACGCGCCGGAGGCCGAAACGCCCGCACTGATCCGCGCGGCGTTGAAACTGCTGGCACCGAAAGAGTAG
- the ruvC gene encoding crossover junction endodeoxyribonuclease RuvC yields MRVIGIDPGLRNMGWGIIDVAGSRLSHVANGICHSDAAQDLPARLLALHGQLTRVFATYRPHQAAVEHTFVNKDGAGTLKLGQARGIALLVPAQAGLQVGEYAPNAVKKTVVGVGHADKGQIAHMVRMQLPGVEIEGPDAADALAVAICHAHQGGASALAAAVARAAS; encoded by the coding sequence ATCAGGGTGATCGGGATCGACCCCGGCCTGCGCAATATGGGCTGGGGTATTATCGATGTGGCGGGCAGCAGGCTGAGCCACGTGGCAAACGGGATCTGTCATTCGGATGCGGCGCAGGATCTGCCCGCGCGGCTGCTGGCGCTTCATGGCCAGCTGACACGGGTCTTTGCCACCTACCGTCCGCATCAGGCGGCGGTCGAGCATACATTTGTCAACAAGGACGGGGCCGGTACGCTGAAGCTGGGGCAGGCGCGGGGCATCGCCTTGCTGGTGCCGGCACAGGCGGGGCTGCAGGTGGGTGAATATGCGCCCAACGCGGTCAAGAAAACGGTGGTCGGGGTCGGCCACGCCGACAAGGGACAGATCGCCCATATGGTGCGGATGCAGCTTCCTGGGGTCGAGATTGAGGGTCCCGATGCGGCGGATGCGCTGGCGGTGGCGATCTGCCACGCCCATCAGGGCGGCGCATCGGCGCTGGCGGCGGCGGTCGCGAGGGCGGCGTCTTGA
- a CDS encoding DUF1127 domain-containing protein: MAAFDTTRTSYGVASAANRTVAFVADLAISVVAWNDARITRKALSGLTNRELADIGLERGDIDSVARSNLIR, translated from the coding sequence ATGGCTGCTTTTGACACCACCCGCACCAGCTACGGCGTTGCTTCTGCCGCAAACCGCACAGTCGCATTTGTTGCCGACCTCGCGATTTCTGTCGTCGCATGGAATGATGCACGGATCACCCGCAAGGCCCTTTCTGGCCTGACAAACCGCGAACTGGCCGACATCGGCCTCGAGCGGGGCGACATCGACAGCGTCGCGCGCAGCAACCTGATCCGCTGA
- a CDS encoding 50S ribosomal protein L11 methyltransferase — MPTFTALTTMPGRDAAYRLGDAMEALDPAPTGVGVFEMEDGSGLWEVGGYFEQAPDDTALALLAAAVGARPFTVSELPETDWVAHVRRELAPVEAGRFFVYGSHDADKVPDACEPLLIEAAMAFGTGHHGTTLGCLRALDHLANDGFVGRRVVDIGCGTAVLAMGAARIWDDPVLASDIDEVAVEVAAANVAANGLEGRVSCVEAAGFDHPALAAAAPFDLVFANILKGPLVALAPDMADALDADGFAILSGILNEQADEVIEVYARSGINLHHRESIGDWTTLTLRKNT, encoded by the coding sequence ATGCCCACCTTTACCGCGCTGACGACAATGCCCGGCCGCGATGCAGCCTACCGTTTGGGCGATGCCATGGAGGCGCTCGATCCCGCGCCGACGGGTGTCGGCGTTTTCGAGATGGAGGACGGTTCGGGCCTGTGGGAGGTCGGCGGCTATTTCGAGCAAGCCCCCGACGATACCGCGCTTGCGCTGCTGGCTGCGGCGGTCGGGGCGCGCCCCTTTACCGTCAGCGAGCTGCCGGAAACCGATTGGGTGGCCCATGTGCGGCGTGAACTGGCACCGGTCGAGGCGGGGCGCTTCTTTGTCTACGGCAGCCACGATGCGGATAAGGTGCCGGACGCGTGCGAACCTTTGCTGATCGAGGCCGCGATGGCGTTCGGCACGGGCCACCACGGCACCACGCTGGGCTGTCTGCGGGCGCTGGACCATCTGGCCAATGACGGATTTGTCGGGCGCAGGGTTGTCGATATCGGCTGCGGGACGGCGGTGCTGGCCATGGGGGCTGCGCGCATCTGGGACGATCCGGTGCTGGCATCGGACATCGACGAGGTTGCGGTCGAGGTTGCAGCCGCCAATGTGGCTGCCAACGGGCTGGAAGGGCGCGTGTCCTGCGTTGAGGCAGCGGGCTTCGATCATCCGGCGCTGGCCGCTGCCGCGCCCTTCGATCTGGTCTTTGCCAATATCCTCAAGGGGCCGTTGGTCGCCCTTGCCCCCGATATGGCGGACGCACTTGATGCGGACGGCTTCGCGATTCTCTCGGGTATTCTGAACGAACAGGCTGACGAGGTGATCGAGGTTTATGCACGATCCGGCATCAATCTGCACCACCGCGAGAGCATTGGTGACTGGACGACGCTCACCCTGCGGAAAAACACCTGA
- a CDS encoding MATE family efflux transporter: MSEAGRFLTGSTLGHVTRMTATGALGITFVFIVDAANLLWVSQLGDPQLVAAVGFAYAVQFFSVSIAVGLMIAATAVVSRSIGAGDRERARRQAGAAVAIAAATLAVVASLIVGFRHALVGFAGAEGETARLAARYLAITIPSLVPMSAALVMSGTLRADGYGAKAMYITLLGGCVLLLIDPVLIFWMGLGLDGAAIGLVLFRICLLVLAVHFAIRQLALVDRPRLSTLRNIGSPFVAVAIPAIATQMSTPVGNYLLTIVMAPYGDDAVAAWAVVGRLTVVVFGGIFALSGAIGGIFGQNFGAGQLDRVRSTYRDALIFCLGYTLVAWGLFVLLVPYIIAAFGLTGQGAEVLRAFAVIGVGGFIFFGALFVSNAAFNNLGKPGRSTLVNWTKDGLLSWPAALWFTGIFGASGVIYGQAAAGIVVGAAAATWGWFYVRTLEAVDPVTLDAPPPRTYPNPDRHRRR, from the coding sequence ATGAGCGAGGCGGGGCGATTCCTGACAGGGTCCACGCTGGGGCATGTCACGCGGATGACGGCGACAGGTGCGCTGGGGATCACGTTTGTGTTCATCGTGGATGCGGCGAACCTGCTCTGGGTGTCGCAACTGGGGGATCCGCAGCTGGTCGCGGCGGTGGGCTTTGCCTACGCGGTGCAGTTCTTTTCCGTCTCCATCGCGGTCGGGCTGATGATCGCCGCAACGGCGGTGGTGTCGCGCAGCATCGGGGCGGGGGACCGCGAGCGCGCGCGCCGTCAGGCCGGGGCGGCGGTGGCGATTGCTGCGGCAACCCTCGCGGTTGTTGCCTCGCTGATCGTGGGCTTCCGGCATGCGCTGGTCGGTTTTGCAGGGGCCGAAGGGGAAACCGCGCGTCTCGCGGCGCGCTATCTGGCGATCACCATTCCGTCGCTTGTTCCGATGTCCGCCGCGCTGGTGATGTCGGGGACGCTGAGGGCAGACGGCTATGGCGCGAAGGCGATGTATATCACTCTTCTGGGGGGCTGCGTTCTGCTGCTGATCGATCCGGTGCTGATCTTCTGGATGGGTCTGGGGCTGGACGGGGCTGCGATCGGGCTGGTCCTGTTCCGCATTTGCCTGCTGGTGCTGGCCGTGCACTTCGCGATCCGCCAGCTGGCGCTGGTTGACCGGCCCCGGTTGAGCACCCTGCGCAACATCGGCAGTCCGTTCGTTGCCGTTGCCATTCCCGCCATCGCCACCCAGATGAGCACACCTGTCGGCAACTACCTTCTGACGATCGTGATGGCCCCCTACGGCGATGACGCGGTCGCCGCCTGGGCTGTGGTCGGGCGGCTGACAGTGGTGGTTTTCGGAGGGATTTTCGCGCTGAGCGGCGCGATTGGCGGCATCTTCGGGCAGAACTTCGGCGCGGGACAGCTGGACAGGGTGCGCAGCACCTACCGCGATGCGCTGATCTTCTGTCTGGGCTATACGCTGGTGGCCTGGGGGCTGTTCGTTCTGCTGGTTCCCTACATCATCGCCGCCTTCGGCTTGACCGGACAGGGGGCCGAGGTGCTGCGCGCCTTCGCCGTCATCGGTGTCGGCGGGTTCATTTTCTTCGGGGCGCTTTTCGTGTCGAACGCGGCGTTCAACAATCTGGGCAAACCGGGGCGCTCGACCCTTGTGAACTGGACCAAGGACGGGCTGCTCAGCTGGCCCGCGGCGCTGTGGTTCACGGGCATTTTCGGCGCATCGGGCGTCATCTACGGCCAGGCGGCTGCGGGGATCGTTGTTGGCGCGGCGGCGGCCACCTGGGGCTGGTTTTACGTCAGGACCCTCGAAGCGGTCGATCCGGTCACCCTTGACGCCCCGCCGCCACGGACCTACCCGAACCCCGACAGACACAGGAGACGCTGA
- a CDS encoding MFS transporter, giving the protein MMDFLTLDQAKDQPLWRRPVTLLFLMALAMPVAFFTWYALLNNFVKEVADFDGADIGLLHTIREIPGFLSFLVIFLIIVLREQVLGLVSLMLLGAATAITAWFPQLTGIMILTFLSSVGFHYYETVNQSLQLQWLPKDRAPQILGWLMATGSAATFCVYFVIMVLWEPLGLTYNVVFMAGGGITIGVALFALLAYPQYESPHPQIKRLVLRRRYWLYYALQFMSGARRQIFMVFAGFMMVEKFGFAVHEIAGLYLINLVLNMIVAPMLGRIVARFGERNALLFEYAGLVCVFLAYGGVYFFDWGFQVAAVLYVLDHMFFGLALALKTYFQKIGAPGDMAPTAAVAFTINHIAAVFLPVLLGLLWLASPAAVFLLAAGMAMISFLLAAMIPRHPVPGGETVFAGALPQAAE; this is encoded by the coding sequence ATGATGGATTTTCTCACACTCGATCAGGCGAAGGACCAGCCCCTCTGGCGTCGGCCCGTGACGCTGCTGTTCCTGATGGCGCTGGCGATGCCGGTGGCATTCTTCACCTGGTACGCGCTGTTGAACAACTTCGTGAAAGAGGTCGCGGATTTCGACGGCGCCGATATCGGGCTGTTGCACACGATCCGCGAAATTCCGGGGTTCCTGAGTTTTCTGGTGATCTTTCTGATCATCGTCCTGCGCGAGCAGGTTCTCGGGCTCGTGTCCCTGATGCTGCTGGGGGCTGCCACGGCGATCACCGCCTGGTTTCCGCAACTGACGGGGATCATGATCCTGACCTTTCTGAGCTCGGTCGGGTTCCATTACTACGAGACGGTGAACCAGTCGCTGCAATTGCAATGGCTTCCCAAGGATCGTGCGCCGCAGATTCTGGGCTGGCTGATGGCCACCGGATCGGCCGCGACTTTCTGCGTCTATTTCGTGATCATGGTCCTGTGGGAGCCTCTGGGCCTGACCTATAACGTGGTCTTCATGGCGGGGGGCGGGATCACCATCGGCGTGGCGCTTTTTGCGCTGCTGGCCTATCCGCAATACGAAAGCCCGCATCCGCAGATCAAGCGGCTGGTGCTGCGCCGGCGGTACTGGCTCTATTATGCGCTGCAGTTCATGTCGGGCGCACGGCGGCAGATCTTCATGGTTTTTGCCGGTTTCATGATGGTCGAGAAGTTCGGCTTTGCCGTGCACGAGATCGCGGGTCTGTATCTGATCAATCTGGTGCTCAACATGATCGTGGCGCCGATGCTGGGCCGCATCGTCGCGCGTTTCGGCGAGCGCAACGCGCTGTTGTTCGAATACGCGGGACTGGTCTGCGTCTTTCTTGCCTACGGCGGCGTCTATTTCTTCGACTGGGGGTTTCAGGTGGCGGCGGTTCTCTATGTGTTGGATCACATGTTTTTCGGGCTCGCCCTTGCGTTGAAGACTTATTTCCAGAAAATCGGCGCGCCGGGGGATATGGCGCCCACGGCTGCCGTTGCCTTCACGATTAACCATATCGCTGCGGTGTTTCTGCCGGTCTTGCTGGGGCTGTTGTGGCTTGCGTCGCCTGCGGCGGTATTCCTGCTTGCCGCGGGCATGGCGATGATCTCCTTCCTGCTGGCGGCCATGATCCCGCGCCATCCGGTGCCCGGGGGCGAGACCGTCTTTGCCGGGGCGCTGCCGCAGGCCGCCGAATGA